The following DNA comes from Streptococcus canis.
AAAGGTAAGAAAACGGCGGGTGTAGATGGTGAACTTTGGACGACACCTGCTCAAAAGATGGAAGCTCTCTTATCTCTAACGGACAAAGGCTATAAAGCCAGTCCACTGAGACGGGTTTACATCGACAAAAAGGGTAAGAAGAAAAAGCGTCCATTAGGGATTCCTACCATGTACGATAGAGCCATGCAGGCACTTTATGCCTTAGCGCTCGAACCTATCGCAGAAACAACTGCAGATACTAAATCGTTCGGTTTCCGAAAAGGGAGAAGCTGCCAAGATGCTTGTGAGTATATCTTTACAGCGCTATCACGAAAAGCTTCTCCTGAATGGATTTTAGAAGGCGATATCAAAGGTTGTTTTGATAACATTAGCCATGATTGGCTCTTGGAGAATATTCCGATGGACAAATCCATCTTGAAGCAATTTCTTAAATCAGGTTTTGTATTCAAGGGCGAGTTATTCCCAACGGAAGATGGCACACCACAAGGTGGTATCATCTCACCTATTCTTGCCAATATGGCACTCGATGGGTTACAACAAGTCTTATCGGATAGATTCCATACCAATCGTTTAGGAAAAATCGACCTTCGATTCAAGAACAGCCATAAGGTCAATCTTGTCCGTTATGCGGATGATTTTATCGTCACAGCTGCGACACAAGAAATTGCTTTGGAAGCTAAAGAAGTGATTAAGGAATTTCTGCTTGGGCGAGGCTTAGAGCTATCAGAAGAAAAGACACTGGTGACTCATATCAACGATGGTTTCGACCTGCTTGGTTGGAACTTTCGGAAGTACAAAGGTAAATTAATTGTCAAACCTTCTAAGAATTCTATTCAAACCGTCATTGGTAAATTCTCAGAAACCATCCTCAAGCGAGGAAAAGCATGGGAACAAGAAGTCTTAATCATGAAACTAAATCAACAGATACGAGGATGGACCAACTACCACCAATCCGTTTGTGCTAGTGAAGCCTTCTCCTATCTGGATTACCATTTATATGAATTATTGTGGCGGTGGGCAAAACGTCGCCATCCGAAGAAAGGTCAATGGTGGATTTCGACCAAGTATTGGCATAGAAGAGGCAGTCGCAGTTGGGTATTTGCTTCAGGCGATAAAGAACTCATTCGAGTTGACCA
Coding sequences within:
- the ltrA gene encoding group II intron reverse transcriptase/maturase, producing MNDKHSTTAQAEKLSHKQLLANQWKSIDWKRAEQEVNRLQIRIVKATQAKNTNTVKRLQYLLTHSFYAKALAVRRVTTNKGKKTAGVDGELWTTPAQKMEALLSLTDKGYKASPLRRVYIDKKGKKKKRPLGIPTMYDRAMQALYALALEPIAETTADTKSFGFRKGRSCQDACEYIFTALSRKASPEWILEGDIKGCFDNISHDWLLENIPMDKSILKQFLKSGFVFKGELFPTEDGTPQGGIISPILANMALDGLQQVLSDRFHTNRLGKIDLRFKNSHKVNLVRYADDFIVTAATQEIALEAKEVIKEFLLGRGLELSEEKTLVTHINDGFDLLGWNFRKYKGKLIVKPSKNSIQTVIGKFSETILKRGKAWEQEVLIMKLNQQIRGWTNYHQSVCASEAFSYLDYHLYELLWRWAKRRHPKKGQWWISTKYWHRRGSRSWVFASGDKELIRVDHTAIVRHTKVREHANPYLDTEYFAQRAFNHGMKRLTGRFKLVWKQQDGRCHHCGLPMEIGEDREIFFKIPKSKGGVEDVDNMAYVHRYCQRLFIESRSKE